In Centroberyx gerrardi isolate f3 chromosome 11, fCenGer3.hap1.cur.20231027, whole genome shotgun sequence, the following are encoded in one genomic region:
- the alg9 gene encoding alpha-1,2-mannosyltransferase ALG9 isoform X2 yields MAAKGLRQRTRRGSRQDANNVNIPAEARPAKEEKGGDDSKSPEARQESVSRGGQVWAPEGSTAFKCLLSARFCAALLSNISDCDETFNYWEPMHYLLYGTGLQTWEYSPLYAIRSYAYLWLHALPACLHAHVLQTNKVLVFYFVRCVLAFFCCVCELYFYKAVCKKFGLHVGRLMLAFLVLSTGMFCSSAAFLPSSFCMYTTLVAMTGWFQDSPPLAIMGVAAGAIVGWPFSALIGIPIAFDLLVLKRQWKSFITWSAVALLLLLVPLVLVDSFFYGKLVIAPLNILLYNVFTPHGPDLYGTEPWHFYFLNGFLNFNLVFALALFSLPLTALMETLLHRFNVQNLGRPYWLTLSPMYLWMLVFFTRPHKEERFLFPIYPLICLSGAVALSSLQCYHFLFQRYRLEHYTVSSNWLALSSLLVFTVLSLSRSVALFRGYHAPLDLYPEFHRIAKDPTLHSVPEGRTVSVCVGKEWYRFPSSFLLPNNWQLQFIQSEFKGQLPQAYASSPFSTQLIPANMNDQNLEEPTRYVDLRQCHYLVDLEADNETPLEPRYSANKEDWNVIAYKPFLQASRSSPLFRAFFIPFLSDQHTSYTRYVILKPRRQKQPRKRTHA; encoded by the exons ATGGCGGCGAAGGGGCTTCGGCAGCGAACCAGGCGAGGCAGCAGACAAGATGCAAACAACGTGAACATCCCCGCCGAAGCTCGACCAGCGAAAGAGGAAAAAGGCGGAGATGACAGCAAAAGTCCAGAGGCCCGGCAAGA gTCAGTAAGTCGAGGAGGGCAGGTATGGGCCCCAGAAGGTTCAACAGCATTTAAATGCCTCCTCTCCGCACGTTTCTGTGCCGCATTGCTAAGCAACATCTCAGACTGCGATGAGACCTTCAACTACTGGGAGCCT ATGCACTACCTCCTGTATGGCACAGGGTTGCAAACATGGGAATATTCTCCGTTATACGCCATCAGATCGTACGCTTACCTATGGTTACATGCTCTGCCTGCTTGTTTGCATGCCCATGTACTACAGACCAACAAG GTGTTGGTGTTCTACTTTGTACGATGTGTCCTTGCTTTCTTCTGCTGCGTCTGTGAACTCTATTTCTACAA GGCGGTGTGTAAGAAGTTTGGTCTGCATGTGGGCCGGCTGATGTTGGCATTCCTTGTCTTGAGCACTGGAATGTTCTGCTCGTCTGCAG cATTCCTGCCCTCCTCTTTCTGTATGTATACCACACTGGTTGCCATGACCGGCTGGTTCCAGGACTCGCCGCCGTTGGCCATTATGGGCGTGGCTGCCGGTGCCATTGTTGGATGGCCgttctctgctctgattgg GATTCCGATTGCCTTCGACTTGCTGGTGTTAAAGAGGCAGTGGAAAAGTTTTATCACCTGGTCAGCTGTTgctctactgctgctactg GTACCCTTGGTGTTGGTGGACTCTTTCTTTTATGGCAAACTGGTCATTGCTCCACTCAATATCCTACTGTACAATGTCTTCACACCACATGGCCCAGATCTCTATG GCACAGAGCCTTggcatttctactttttaaatgGGTTCCTGAACTTCAACCTGGTGTTTGCTCTGGCACTGTTCTCTCTGCCACTCACCGCCCTGATGGAGACACTGTTACACAGGTTCAATG TGCAGAACCTGGGCCGTCCATACTGGTTGACTCTGTCCCCCATGTACCTGTGGATGTTGGTTTTCTTCACCAGGCCTCATAAAGAAGAACGATTTCTCTTTCCCATCTACCCTCTCATCTGCCTCAGTGGGGCAGTAGCGCTCTCTTCCCTACAG TGCTACCACTTTCTGTTCCAGCGGTACCGTTTGGAGCACTACACCGTCTCCTCCAACTGGTTGGCCCTAAGCTCACTGCTGGTCTTCACAGTGCTGTCATTATCTCGCTCTGTTGCCCTGTTCagag GCTACCACGCCCCTCTGGACCTGTACCCAGAGTTTCACCGCATCGCCAAGGATCCCACTCTCCACTCGGTCCCTGAAGGCAggactgttagtgtgtgtgtgggcaaggAGTGGTACCGCTTCCCTAGCAGCTTCCTCCTGCCAAACAA CTGGCAGCTGCAGTTCATCCAGTCAGAGTTCAAAGGGCAGCTGCCTCAGGCGTACGCCTCTAGTCCATTTTCTACTCAGCTCATCCCAGCCAATATGAACGACCAGAACCTGGAAGAGCCAACCAGATAT GTGGATTTACGGCAGTGCCACTACCTAGTAGACCTAGAAGCAGATAATGAGACGCCTCTTGAACCGCGCTACTCTGCCAACAAAGAAGACTGGAACGTCATCGCCTATAAACCTTTCCTTCAAGCATCCAG gtcatctcctctcttcagaGCGTTCTTCATTCCATTTCTGTCGGACCAGCATACGAGCTACACCCGCTACGTCATCCTGAAACCACGGCGACAAAAGCAGCCTCGCAAGCGGACCCATGCCTGA
- the bicdl2 gene encoding BICD family-like cargo adapter 2 isoform X2, with translation MFSPRKNSLPSPSLEDSFFPLSSSSSVSLSFALPLSASSPLSGGVDGGGGIETDLILAAELGQALLEKNEELAASLEQREREVEALQQEKHVLQRKLEMSDLASGQREAELTSDLTTLRAELQRHHSQGRDRRRDESEQLTQLANHNHRLVEQLAEAVTLEHSLRIELRSLREEMEESSFSQNISYTQLGNIQAENRVLQERLSHMEKQLKASQEDSERLRMEREALRERLTELQVKLREKETEAKEALLAHSEVLQARDDEIQTLKEELHCQQEELESLREEVKPFRSTGKPSYSSLESELATVRQEKDSLTQQLLNTIKHKVALSQELDAWQEDMRLVINQQVQQRQEERQKEQQQEKEKEKTIGLQRSKSLRMRGEGGKGFFSSLFRDK, from the exons ATGTTCTCCCCCAGGAAAAACAGCCTTCCCTCCCCCAGCCTAGAGGattcctttttccctctctcctcatcctcctctgtttctctgtccttcGCTCTCCCCTTGtccgcttcctctcctctctctggtggGGTTGACGGAGGAGGGGGAATAGAGACAGACCTCATTCTAGCTGCAGAGCTGGGACAGGCTTTACTGGAGAAGAACGAGGAGCTGGCAGCCTCtctggagcagagggagagggaggtagag GCTTTACAGCAGGAGAAGCATGTTCtgcagaggaagctggagaTGAGCGACCTGGCATccgggcagagagaggcagagctcaCTTCAGACCTGACCACCTTACGGGCAGAGCTGCAGCGACATCACAGCCAGGGGCGAGACCGAAGAAGGGATGAGAGCGAACAGCTGACCCAGTTAGCCAATCACAACCATCGCTTGGTGGAGCAGCTAGCTGAG GCTGTAACACTGGAACATTCCTTAAGGATTGAGCTTCGTTCTCTCAGAGAAGAGATGGAAGAATCATCTTTTAGCCAAAATATCAGCTACACACAACTGGGGAACATACAAGCAGAG AACAGAGTTCTGCAGGAGCGCCTGTCGCACATGGAGAAACAGCTGAAAGCGTCGCAGGAGGACAGTGAAAGACTccgaatggagagagaggcactgagagaaagactgacagaACTGCAGgtcaaactgagagagaaagaaacagag GCTAAAGAGGCTCTGCTGGCTCATTCTGAAGTCCTGCAAGCAAGAGATGACGAGATACAAACTCTGAAAGAGGAG TTGCACTGTCAACAGGAGGAGCTTGAGTCTTTGAGGGAGGAAGTCAAGCCATTTAGAAGCACTGGAAAACCAAGCTACAG TTCCCTAGAGAGTGAGTTGGCCACAGTGCGTCAGGAGAAAGATTCGCTGACGCAGCAGCTTCTCAACACCATCAAACACAAGGTGGCGCTGTCCCAGGAGCTGGATGCCTGGCAG GAGGACATGAGGCTGGTGATCAACCAGCAGGTGCAGCAAAGAcaagaggaaagacagaaagagcagcagcaagagaaagagaaagaaaagacaataGGACTCCAAAGAAGCAAGTCTTTGAGAatgaggggagaaggagggaaaggattcttctcttctctgttcagAGACAAATAA
- the layna gene encoding layilin: MDLLTILCHLLLLCFVPSTATSLITADIFEARGQRVCRIGKGRPCYKLAYFSEPRRRLNFGEAELACRRDGGELLSMESASEQKIIEQLVTELRPSDGDFWIGLRRNHGDHDSSTDCSSQYYWVDGSKSTFRNWHWDEPSCGYEVCVVMYHQPSAPPGLGGLYMFQWNDDNCETKNNFICKYTAEKPLDPSPSPNSTQTDALPTSVLPRNPTDHSQDRSTALNLIYIILPIIPLLLLLLTVTGVCCFKLLARRKRKQQKSEVCQTEPGLCPSPISADVYNVIRSQKDDDLAATRPHTKNTSFLCSSPDTPTGDYDNLGGRDTESGFVTLASTESCFLNFDLHDLSLGHRGTRDFYDTSLGRSGKRDMYDSSLGRSGHRELYDRSLGRRTTKSEHYGSGSYGDHEMYEGSLGGRSDLYDPRLAPGGHTVKADLYQTYITNGKEDTYQTSLGSYASRASYQANMDCYRNALSLDGGRRYFNEEDWVSRENY, from the exons ATGGACCTACTAACAATCCTCTGCCACCTGctgcttttgtgttttgttccatcTACAGCCACTAGCCTCATTACAG CGGATATATTCGAAGCAAGAG gtcaaCGTGTGTGTAGGATTGGCAAAGGGAGACCGTGCTACAAGCTGGCCTATTTCTCTGAGCCCCGGCGGCGGCTGAACTTCGGGGAGGCGGAGCTCGCCTGCCGACGGGACGGAGGGGAGCTGCTGAGCATGGAGTCAGCGTCCGAGCAGAAAATCATCGAGCAGCTCGTCACGGAGCTCCGCCCATCTGATGGAGACTTCTGGATCGGCCTCCGCCGTAACCATGGAGACCACGACAGCAGCACCGATTGCTCCTCACAGTACTACTGGGTGGACGGCAGCAAGTCCACATTCAG gaactGGCACTGGGATGAGCCATCCTGCGGgtatgaggtgtgtgtggtgatgtatCACCAGCCGTCCGCTCCCCCCGGTCTGGGCGGACTCTACATGTTCCAGTGGAACGACGACAACTGCGAAACCAAGAACAACTTCATCTGCAAATACACTGCAG AGAAGCCGCTGGACCCTTCCCCTTCTCCCAACTCCACCCAGACAG ATGCCCTACCTACATCTGTGCTACCAAGGAATCCAACGGACCACAGCCAGGACAGAAGCACAG CTCTAAATTTGATTTACATCATCCTTCCCATCATACCCCTGCTACTGCTGTTACTCACAGTGACTGGAGTCTGCTGCTTCAAACTGCTTGCCAGACG gaaGAGGAAACAGCAGAAATCAGAagtgtgtcagacagagccGGGCCTCTGCCCCAGCCCGATTTCAGCCGACGTCTACAACGTAATCCGCTCCCAGAAGGACGACGACCTGGCCGCCACGCGCCCTCACACCAAGAACACCTCCTTCTTATGCTCCTCCCCTGACACACCGACCGGCGACTATGACAATCTGGGCGGTCGGGACACGGAGAGCGGCTTCGTGACGCTCGCCAGCACGGAGAGCTGCTTCCTCAACTTTGACCTCCACGACCTCAGCCTCGGGCACCGTGGCACCCGCGACTTCTACGACACCAGCCTGGGTCGCTCGGGGAAGAGGGACATGTACGACAGCAGTCTGGGTCGCAGCGGGCACCGAGAGCTGTACGACAGGAGCCTGGGCCGTCGTACGACAAAGAGCGAGCACTACGGCAGCGGTAGCTACGGCGACCATGAGATGTACGAGGGCAGTCTGGGAGGAAGGAGCGACCTCTACGACCCCAGACTGGCGCCCGGAGGCCACACGGTGAAGGCCGACCTCTATCAGACATACATCACCAACGGTAAGGAGGACACTTACCAAACCAGCCTGGGGTCCTACGCAAGCCGCGCATCCTACCAGGCAAATATGGATTGCTATAGAAACGCCCTGAGTCTCGACGGTGGCAGGAGATACTTCAATGAAGAAGACTGGGTCAGCAGAGAAAACTACTGA
- the alg9 gene encoding alpha-1,2-mannosyltransferase ALG9 isoform X1 — protein sequence MAAKGLRQRTRRGSRQDANNVNIPAEARPAKEEKGGDDSKSPEARQESVSRGGQVWAPEGSTAFKCLLSARFCAALLSNISDCDETFNYWEPMHYLLYGTGLQTWEYSPLYAIRSYAYLWLHALPACLHAHVLQTNKVLVFYFVRCVLAFFCCVCELYFYKAVCKKFGLHVGRLMLAFLVLSTGMFCSSAAFLPSSFCMYTTLVAMTGWFQDSPPLAIMGVAAGAIVGWPFSALIGIPIAFDLLVLKRQWKSFITWSAVALLLLLVPLVLVDSFFYGKLVIAPLNILLYNVFTPHGPDLYGTEPWHFYFLNGFLNFNLVFALALFSLPLTALMETLLHRFNVQNLGRPYWLTLSPMYLWMLVFFTRPHKEERFLFPIYPLICLSGAVALSSLQKCYHFLFQRYRLEHYTVSSNWLALSSLLVFTVLSLSRSVALFRGYHAPLDLYPEFHRIAKDPTLHSVPEGRTVSVCVGKEWYRFPSSFLLPNNWQLQFIQSEFKGQLPQAYASSPFSTQLIPANMNDQNLEEPTRYVDLRQCHYLVDLEADNETPLEPRYSANKEDWNVIAYKPFLQASRSSPLFRAFFIPFLSDQHTSYTRYVILKPRRQKQPRKRTHA from the exons ATGGCGGCGAAGGGGCTTCGGCAGCGAACCAGGCGAGGCAGCAGACAAGATGCAAACAACGTGAACATCCCCGCCGAAGCTCGACCAGCGAAAGAGGAAAAAGGCGGAGATGACAGCAAAAGTCCAGAGGCCCGGCAAGA gTCAGTAAGTCGAGGAGGGCAGGTATGGGCCCCAGAAGGTTCAACAGCATTTAAATGCCTCCTCTCCGCACGTTTCTGTGCCGCATTGCTAAGCAACATCTCAGACTGCGATGAGACCTTCAACTACTGGGAGCCT ATGCACTACCTCCTGTATGGCACAGGGTTGCAAACATGGGAATATTCTCCGTTATACGCCATCAGATCGTACGCTTACCTATGGTTACATGCTCTGCCTGCTTGTTTGCATGCCCATGTACTACAGACCAACAAG GTGTTGGTGTTCTACTTTGTACGATGTGTCCTTGCTTTCTTCTGCTGCGTCTGTGAACTCTATTTCTACAA GGCGGTGTGTAAGAAGTTTGGTCTGCATGTGGGCCGGCTGATGTTGGCATTCCTTGTCTTGAGCACTGGAATGTTCTGCTCGTCTGCAG cATTCCTGCCCTCCTCTTTCTGTATGTATACCACACTGGTTGCCATGACCGGCTGGTTCCAGGACTCGCCGCCGTTGGCCATTATGGGCGTGGCTGCCGGTGCCATTGTTGGATGGCCgttctctgctctgattgg GATTCCGATTGCCTTCGACTTGCTGGTGTTAAAGAGGCAGTGGAAAAGTTTTATCACCTGGTCAGCTGTTgctctactgctgctactg GTACCCTTGGTGTTGGTGGACTCTTTCTTTTATGGCAAACTGGTCATTGCTCCACTCAATATCCTACTGTACAATGTCTTCACACCACATGGCCCAGATCTCTATG GCACAGAGCCTTggcatttctactttttaaatgGGTTCCTGAACTTCAACCTGGTGTTTGCTCTGGCACTGTTCTCTCTGCCACTCACCGCCCTGATGGAGACACTGTTACACAGGTTCAATG TGCAGAACCTGGGCCGTCCATACTGGTTGACTCTGTCCCCCATGTACCTGTGGATGTTGGTTTTCTTCACCAGGCCTCATAAAGAAGAACGATTTCTCTTTCCCATCTACCCTCTCATCTGCCTCAGTGGGGCAGTAGCGCTCTCTTCCCTACAG AAGTGCTACCACTTTCTGTTCCAGCGGTACCGTTTGGAGCACTACACCGTCTCCTCCAACTGGTTGGCCCTAAGCTCACTGCTGGTCTTCACAGTGCTGTCATTATCTCGCTCTGTTGCCCTGTTCagag GCTACCACGCCCCTCTGGACCTGTACCCAGAGTTTCACCGCATCGCCAAGGATCCCACTCTCCACTCGGTCCCTGAAGGCAggactgttagtgtgtgtgtgggcaaggAGTGGTACCGCTTCCCTAGCAGCTTCCTCCTGCCAAACAA CTGGCAGCTGCAGTTCATCCAGTCAGAGTTCAAAGGGCAGCTGCCTCAGGCGTACGCCTCTAGTCCATTTTCTACTCAGCTCATCCCAGCCAATATGAACGACCAGAACCTGGAAGAGCCAACCAGATAT GTGGATTTACGGCAGTGCCACTACCTAGTAGACCTAGAAGCAGATAATGAGACGCCTCTTGAACCGCGCTACTCTGCCAACAAAGAAGACTGGAACGTCATCGCCTATAAACCTTTCCTTCAAGCATCCAG gtcatctcctctcttcagaGCGTTCTTCATTCCATTTCTGTCGGACCAGCATACGAGCTACACCCGCTACGTCATCCTGAAACCACGGCGACAAAAGCAGCCTCGCAAGCGGACCCATGCCTGA
- the bicdl2 gene encoding BICD family-like cargo adapter 2 isoform X1, translated as MFSPRKNSLPSPSLEDSFFPLSSSSSVSLSFALPLSASSPLSGGVDGGGGIETDLILAAELGQALLEKNEELAASLEQREREVEALQQEKHVLQRKLEMSDLASGQREAELTSDLTTLRAELQRHHSQGRDRRRDESEQLTQLANHNHRLVEQLAEAVTLEHSLRIELRSLREEMEESSFSQNISYTQLGNIQAENRVLQERLSHMEKQLKASQEDSERLRMEREALRERLTELQVKLREKETEIEQEQGVVFELRTLNRSLQQKALSLGEEGILESTHTQPLSLLSEIQQSQAKEALLAHSEVLQARDDEIQTLKEELHCQQEELESLREEVKPFRSTGKPSYSSLESELATVRQEKDSLTQQLLNTIKHKVALSQELDAWQEDMRLVINQQVQQRQEERQKEQQQEKEKEKTIGLQRSKSLRMRGEGGKGFFSSLFRDK; from the exons ATGTTCTCCCCCAGGAAAAACAGCCTTCCCTCCCCCAGCCTAGAGGattcctttttccctctctcctcatcctcctctgtttctctgtccttcGCTCTCCCCTTGtccgcttcctctcctctctctggtggGGTTGACGGAGGAGGGGGAATAGAGACAGACCTCATTCTAGCTGCAGAGCTGGGACAGGCTTTACTGGAGAAGAACGAGGAGCTGGCAGCCTCtctggagcagagggagagggaggtagag GCTTTACAGCAGGAGAAGCATGTTCtgcagaggaagctggagaTGAGCGACCTGGCATccgggcagagagaggcagagctcaCTTCAGACCTGACCACCTTACGGGCAGAGCTGCAGCGACATCACAGCCAGGGGCGAGACCGAAGAAGGGATGAGAGCGAACAGCTGACCCAGTTAGCCAATCACAACCATCGCTTGGTGGAGCAGCTAGCTGAG GCTGTAACACTGGAACATTCCTTAAGGATTGAGCTTCGTTCTCTCAGAGAAGAGATGGAAGAATCATCTTTTAGCCAAAATATCAGCTACACACAACTGGGGAACATACAAGCAGAG AACAGAGTTCTGCAGGAGCGCCTGTCGCACATGGAGAAACAGCTGAAAGCGTCGCAGGAGGACAGTGAAAGACTccgaatggagagagaggcactgagagaaagactgacagaACTGCAGgtcaaactgagagagaaagaaacagag atTGAGCAGGAGCAGGGAGTGGTGTTTGAGTTGCGTACATTGAATCGCTCTCTGCAGCAAAAGGCTCTGAGCCTGGGAGAAGAGGGCATCctggagagcacacacacacaacctctgtcTCTGCTTAGTGAAATTCAGCAATCGCAg GCTAAAGAGGCTCTGCTGGCTCATTCTGAAGTCCTGCAAGCAAGAGATGACGAGATACAAACTCTGAAAGAGGAG TTGCACTGTCAACAGGAGGAGCTTGAGTCTTTGAGGGAGGAAGTCAAGCCATTTAGAAGCACTGGAAAACCAAGCTACAG TTCCCTAGAGAGTGAGTTGGCCACAGTGCGTCAGGAGAAAGATTCGCTGACGCAGCAGCTTCTCAACACCATCAAACACAAGGTGGCGCTGTCCCAGGAGCTGGATGCCTGGCAG GAGGACATGAGGCTGGTGATCAACCAGCAGGTGCAGCAAAGAcaagaggaaagacagaaagagcagcagcaagagaaagagaaagaaaagacaataGGACTCCAAAGAAGCAAGTCTTTGAGAatgaggggagaaggagggaaaggattcttctcttctctgttcagAGACAAATAA
- the LOC139910779 gene encoding mitochondrial import receptor subunit TOM40B encodes MGSVLALSSGPGHQNWPFSTDPPPSRWDTHPAHWDTPPRWERRDGRLPNPGSFHSLHRSCKDVFPQQIEGVKMIVNKTLSSFFKVSHTLHLSAVSPSYYRFHVEHLQSDDYSKDKDAPALIGEMDSSGSLNAHSLLHLTERVRARAVFQTQQAQFVTWQFETEYRGNDFTAAVTVANPDVLRESVILVAHFLQSVSSGLVLGGELVYHRGRAEEGGILTLAGQYSRPNWVATLNAGKGGAHASYYHRANKQIQVGVEFEASTRTQETTASFGYQMELPEANMVFRGMVNSRCIIGGVLEKRLTPLPATLIMGAFVNHRGDKLQVGLGVNVG; translated from the exons ATGGGCAGCGTTCTGGCCTTGTCCTCCGGTCCGGGCCATCAGAACTGGCCTTTCTCCACGGACCCTCCCCCCTCTCGCTGGGACACGCATCCTGCTCACTGGGACACCCCGCCgcgctgggagaggagagatggccGCCTGCCCAACCCAGGCAGCTTCCACTCGCTGCACAGGAGCTGCAAGG ATGTGTTTCCTCAGCAGATCGAGGGAGTCAAGATGATCGTCAATAAAACTCTGAGCAGCTTCTTCAAG GTCAGTCACACCCTCCACCTCAGCGCTGTTAGTCCCTCTTACTATCGCTTCCATGTGGAACACCTGCAGTCGGACGATTACAGCAAGGACAAG GACGCCCCAGCATTGATCGGTGAGATGGATTCTTCAGGTAGTTTGAACGCTCACTCTCTGCTGCATCTCACTGAGCGTGTCAGAGCCAGGGCGGTGTTCCAG ACCCAGCAGGCGCAGTTTGTAACGTGGCAGTTTGAAACTGAGTACAGAGGAAACGACTTCACGGCTGCTGTGACAGTGGCAAACCCAGACGTCCTGAGAGAGTCAG TGATCCTTGTGGCACACTTCCTGCAGAGTGTGTCGTCTGGACTGGTGTTAGGAGGGGAGCTGGTCTACCATCGTGGACGAGCAGAGGAAGGAGGCATTCTTACTTTGGCTGGACAGTACTCAA GACCAAACTGGGTGGCGACGCTGAATGCTGGGAAAGGAGGTGCTCATGCTAGCTACTATCACAGAGCCAACAAACAG ATCCAGGTCGGGGTGGAGTTTGAAGCCAGTACCAGGACGCAGGAGACCACGGCCTCCTTTGGCTACCAGATGGAACTCCCAGAGGCCAACATGGTGTTTCGAG GTATGGTGAACAGTAGGTGCATAATAGGAGGAGTGTTGGAGAAGCGTCTGACTCCGCTCCCTGCCACCCTGATTATGGGTGCCTTCGTGAATCACCGGGGTGACAAGCTGCAGGTGGGGCTGGGCGTCAATGTGGGATAG
- the fdxacb1 gene encoding ferredoxin-fold anticodon-binding domain-containing protein 1, with protein sequence MSTPRTVLFVGEGNFSFSAALSQFSSESESNITATCLQSQEQALRHESAATNIQIIRDSGGEVLFEVDSTKLGECASLQDRLFDRVVFNFPHCGRKSGVKKNRELLKNFFLSCVQVLAEDGEVHVALCNGQGGTPADHPKREWHNSWQVVAMAAEAHLVLSDVRPFESEKYESYKCTGYRSQDKGFHLENALLHVFTRSLPYSTAQRLKVEEAVEGERVEYHIPAELSDYIFREFLSPDSVHPVRLVQDFLLKGLAEKWSVSMTTETLPLLLTSKQLQKCCHEKDNTYCYWIHLPHKGPNSDVHTSTALHTNTDKQKDQSLLLDSQKHTDTPDTLSGTCVTSEKADRARSKGAECLRSACSLDVDNEGESGLFVLRPSLLPQMEELLPHRPEKEEQQVLTSITGNDGEKEGNDGEKDGNDGEKDGNDGEKEGNDGEKEGNKDSVEVEGNENEEPHGDCNGFTGLLFGISGLVFRNVPISLWALPAFHQLLLRGVCPAACEPIKLLGQSLETLLAPYRVSLVTEQGSLCLMAQPMGLVGKVLASDASDSISQVSVTVSLNLDLLAALLFSLPNWRLLWSRDPRFLKHFALCPSPGKPFHPFSLYPEHLSFDISFWTGPAWEERKFTAVVREASLGTVEQVKLMDTFSHPDLSQTSYCYRLIYHSHTHALSHTQALQLHRHLEALLSSRLQVTIR encoded by the exons ATGTCTACTCCTCGGACCGTACTGTTTGTGGGAGAAGGGAACTTCTCCTTTTCTGCGGCTTTGAGCCAGTTTTCCTCAGAGTCGGAGAGCAACATAACGGCCACCTGCCTCCAGAGTCAGGAGCAGGCACTGCGGCATGAAAGTGCAGCCACCAACATACAGATCATCAGGGActcag GTGGAGAGGTGCTGTTCGAGGTGGACTCTACAAAGCTTGGAGAATGCGCCTCTCTACAGGATCGTCTATTTGACCGTGTGGTCTTTAACTTTCCTCACTGCGGTCGCAAGAGTGGTGTTAAGAAGAACAGGGAACTTCTCAAGAACTTCTTCCTCAG CTGTGTTCAGGTGCTGGCTGAAGACGGGGAGGTCCATGTCGCCCTGTGCAACGGACAGGGTGGGACACCGGCGGACCACCCGAAGAGAGAGTGGCACAACAGCTGGCAGGTTGTTGCGATGGCAGCAGAGGCGCACCTGGTCCTAAGCGATGTCCGCCCTTTTGAGAGTGAGAAATATGAGAGCTACAAGTGTACTGGATACAG GAGCCAGGATAAGGGCTTTCATTTGGAGAACGCTTTGCTCCATGTGTTTACACGCAGCCTCCCCTACAGCACCGCTCAGAGGCTCAAAGTGGAGGAAGCTGTTGAAGGGGAGAGAGTCGAGTATCACATACCTGCTGAGCTCAGCGATTACATATTCAG GGAATTTCTCTCTCCGGACTCTGTCCACCCCGTCAGGTTGGTGCAGGACTTTCTACTCAAAGGACTGGCAGAGAAATGGTCCGTCTCCATGACGACGGAgacccttcccctcctcctcacctccaaaCAACTGCAGAAGTGCTGCCATGAGAAAGACAATACATACTGCTACTGGATACACCTGCCTCACAAGGGCCCCAACTCCGACGTTCATACCTCGACAGCTCTACACACAAATACGGACAAACAAAAAGATCAGTCACTGCTCTTGGACAGTcagaaacatacagacacaccaGACACTCTTTCAGGCACATGTGTTACCTCAGAGAAAGCGGATAGGGCCAGGAGCAAAGGAGCAGAATGCTTGAGGTCTGCATGCTCCCTCGATGTCGACAATGAGGGGGAAAGCGGTCTTTTTGTGCTGCGTCCATCACTACTTCCTCAGATGGAAGAGCTTCTACCTCATAGACCAGAGAAAGAAGAACAACAAGTGTTGACGAGCATTACAGGGAAtgatggggagaaagaggggaatgatggggagaaagatgggaatgatggggagaaagatgggaatgatggagagaaagaggggaatgatggggagaaagaggggaataAAGATAGTGTTGAAGTTGAAGGGAATGAGAATGAGGAGCCTCATGGCGACTGTAATGGTTTTACCGGGCTGCTATTTGGCATCAGCGGCCTGGTGTTCAGGAACGTGCCCATCAGCCTTTGGGCCCTGCCTGCCTTTCACCAGCTTCTCCTCAGAGGCGTGTGTCCCGCAGcatgtgagccaatcaaattgCTTGGCCAAAGCCTGGAAACCCTGCTTGCTCCATATAGGGTCTCCCTGGTTACAGAACAGGGAAGTCTGTGTCTGATGGCACAGCCAATGGGGTTGGTTGGTAAGGTGTTGGCCAGCGATGCAAGCGACAGCATCAGCCAAGTTAGTGTCACTGTTTCCCTTAATTTGGACCTCCTCGCCGCGCTCCTGTTCTCGCTCCCCAACTGGCGGCTGCTGTGGTCACGTGACCCGCGCTTCTTGAAACACTTTGCGCTCTGCCCGTCCCCGGGGAAACCTTTCCACCCGTTTTCCCTTTACCCCGAACACCTCAGCTTTGACATCAGCTTCTGGACCGGGCCGGCCTGGGAAGAGAGGAAGTTCAccgctgtggtcagagaggccAGCCTTGGCACCGTGGAGCAGGTTAAACTCATGGATACGTTCTCTCACCCTGACCTGAGTCAGACCAGTTACTGCTACAGACTGATctaccattcacacacacacgcactgtcacacacacaagccctcCAACTGCACAGGCACTTGGAAGCCTTGCTGTCCTCTCGTTTGCAAGTCACCATCAGGTAG